In Streptomyces sp. NBC_01707, a genomic segment contains:
- a CDS encoding pyridoxamine 5'-phosphate oxidase family protein, with protein MTVIQRRGRRIMMTEAERDTYLAEQRTCRVATVSADGRPHIGALWFVWDGASLWLYSITRSLRSSQLRHDPRMAVVVDDGAEYGELRGVELSGEAVFVGEAPRTGEDCPELVGPERLFAAKYFGMDVMPHDGRHAWLRLTPQTVTSWDFRKLADLG; from the coding sequence ATGACCGTCATCCAGCGACGGGGCCGTCGGATCATGATGACGGAGGCAGAACGCGACACATATCTCGCGGAGCAGCGCACCTGCCGGGTGGCCACCGTCTCCGCGGACGGCCGCCCGCACATCGGCGCACTCTGGTTCGTCTGGGACGGCGCTTCGCTGTGGCTGTACTCGATCACCCGGAGCCTGCGTTCGTCCCAGCTGCGCCACGACCCGAGGATGGCTGTGGTCGTCGACGACGGCGCCGAGTACGGCGAGCTGCGCGGCGTCGAGCTGTCCGGCGAGGCGGTCTTCGTCGGCGAGGCCCCGCGCACGGGCGAGGACTGCCCCGAATTGGTAGGGCCGGAGAGGCTGTTCGCGGCCAAGTACTTCGGAATGGACGTCATGCCGCACGACGGACGACACGCGTGGCTGCGGCTGACTCCGCAGACGGTAACGTCGTGGGACTTCCGGAAGCTGGCGGACCTGGGCTGA
- a CDS encoding pyridoxamine 5'-phosphate oxidase family protein — protein MPDTAPPQTTGPEATAPYEPTERTVPTRSRERASYDRELVHSILDEAYLCHLGFVRDGAPVVLPTLFGRIGERLYVHGSTGSRPLRAAGQADPGLPVCLTVTHVDGLVLARSAFHHSINYRSVVVHGVARTVTDPQERRTALDAIVDHVVSGRTADSRPANEKELAATAVIRLDLDEVSAKVRTGGPNDEPDDLALPHWAGVVPLAHGYRAPQPSDDLDPAIAVPDYLTAL, from the coding sequence ATGCCGGACACCGCACCGCCGCAGACCACGGGCCCGGAGGCGACTGCCCCGTACGAACCGACCGAGCGGACCGTCCCCACACGTTCCCGGGAGCGTGCCTCGTACGACCGGGAGCTGGTCCATTCGATACTCGACGAGGCATATCTCTGCCATCTCGGCTTCGTCCGCGACGGTGCGCCGGTCGTCCTGCCGACGCTGTTCGGCCGGATCGGTGAGCGGCTGTACGTACACGGTTCGACCGGGTCCCGGCCACTCCGGGCGGCCGGCCAGGCGGACCCCGGTCTGCCCGTCTGTCTCACGGTGACGCATGTCGACGGTCTCGTGCTGGCCCGCTCCGCCTTCCATCACTCGATCAACTACCGCTCCGTGGTGGTTCATGGCGTGGCCCGTACGGTCACCGACCCGCAGGAGCGTCGCACCGCGCTCGACGCGATCGTCGACCACGTCGTTTCGGGCAGGACCGCCGACTCCCGTCCGGCCAACGAGAAGGAGCTCGCCGCGACAGCCGTGATCAGGCTCGATCTCGACGAGGTGTCCGCGAAGGTGCGGACCGGCGGTCCGAACGACGAGCCGGACGATCTCGCGCTGCCGCACTGGGCGGGCGTCGTACCGCTGGCACACGGCTACCGTGCGCCGCAGCCGTCGGACGATCTCGATCCTGCCATCGCCGTGCCCGACTATCTGACTGCTCTCTGA
- a CDS encoding DMT family transporter → MTAAAVTTDPDPAPSTDTVPPAPTGTASTTAATPAPVPATPRRPALDWRIRFGALSLIWGFSFLLIKVGTEGYAPFQVTLGRLLSGTAVLAVAMVVRRDRLPRSARTWGHLAVAAFFLNALPFSLFAYSELTIPSTLAGICNATSPLWGMALSLVALSEDRPTRRRVAGLGLGFLGVLTVLGAWQGFSGLDFSGTAMALLASLSYPIGWIYVRRTLAGSGSSTLALTGSQLFLGTVQIALVTPLFTSAPDGFPLLPTLAVVALGALGTGLAVLLQYGLVKEVGPTTAQMVTYFIPVIATAAGVAVLGEQLSWNTPVGALIVLAGAALTQSRARTPKPAPRP, encoded by the coding sequence ATGACCGCCGCTGCCGTGACCACCGATCCCGATCCCGCGCCGAGCACCGACACCGTGCCACCCGCCCCGACCGGGACAGCCTCCACCACGGCCGCCACCCCGGCCCCCGTTCCTGCGACCCCCCGCCGCCCCGCGCTGGACTGGCGGATCCGCTTCGGGGCGCTCTCGCTCATCTGGGGCTTCAGCTTTCTCCTGATCAAGGTCGGCACCGAGGGGTACGCCCCGTTCCAGGTCACCCTCGGCCGCCTGCTCTCCGGTACCGCGGTGCTCGCCGTCGCCATGGTGGTGCGCCGCGATCGGCTGCCGCGAAGCGCCCGCACCTGGGGCCATCTCGCCGTCGCGGCGTTCTTCCTGAACGCGCTGCCGTTCTCGCTCTTCGCCTACTCCGAACTGACCATCCCGTCGACGCTGGCCGGCATCTGCAACGCCACCTCGCCGCTGTGGGGCATGGCACTGTCGCTCGTCGCACTCTCCGAGGACCGGCCGACCCGTCGCCGTGTGGCCGGCCTCGGTCTCGGCTTCCTCGGCGTGCTGACCGTGCTGGGCGCCTGGCAGGGCTTCTCCGGACTGGACTTCAGCGGTACGGCGATGGCGCTCCTCGCCTCCCTCAGCTATCCGATCGGCTGGATCTATGTCCGCCGGACACTTGCGGGCAGCGGCTCGTCCACCCTTGCCCTCACCGGCAGCCAGCTCTTCCTCGGCACGGTGCAGATCGCGCTGGTCACCCCGCTGTTCACGTCGGCGCCCGACGGCTTCCCGCTGCTGCCGACGCTCGCCGTCGTAGCCCTGGGTGCGCTCGGTACGGGACTTGCGGTGCTGCTGCAGTACGGGCTGGTCAAGGAGGTCGGCCCGACGACCGCGCAGATGGTCACATACTTCATTCCGGTCATCGCCACCGCGGCCGGGGTGGCCGTGCTCGGCGAGCAGCTGAGCTGGAACACCCCGGTCGGCGCGCTGATCGTCCTGGCGGGAGCCGCCCTCACCCAGAGCAGGGCCCGGACGCCCAAGCCCGCACCACGCCCCTGA
- a CDS encoding cysteine hydrolase — translation MPPREKLAEQLDPATTVLLTVECQQGVVGPDSALPELAKEALASGALHNVARLVAVAHGAGVQVLHAVAERRPDGRGANSNARLFRAAGRLPVQQHSGTTAVRIAAPIEVADEDIVVRRLHGLSPIAGTDVDALLRNLGCRTLVVVGVSANVAIPNAVFDAVNLGYTAVVPSDAIAGVPSDYTPAMIRNTLALVATVTTTPEVLGCWQSPRRATTRA, via the coding sequence GTGCCGCCCAGAGAAAAGCTTGCCGAGCAGCTCGATCCTGCCACCACCGTCCTGCTGACGGTCGAGTGCCAGCAGGGTGTCGTGGGACCGGACAGCGCACTGCCCGAACTCGCGAAGGAAGCCCTGGCCTCCGGTGCCCTGCACAACGTCGCCCGACTGGTGGCCGTCGCCCACGGGGCCGGAGTCCAGGTGCTGCACGCGGTCGCCGAACGACGCCCCGACGGGCGCGGCGCCAACAGCAACGCCCGCCTCTTCAGGGCTGCCGGCCGACTGCCGGTCCAACAGCACTCCGGCACCACGGCGGTCAGGATCGCCGCTCCCATCGAGGTGGCGGACGAGGACATCGTCGTACGCCGACTCCACGGCCTGTCGCCCATCGCCGGCACGGACGTGGACGCGCTGCTGCGCAATCTCGGCTGCCGCACCCTCGTCGTCGTCGGGGTGTCCGCCAACGTCGCCATCCCCAATGCCGTCTTCGACGCGGTGAATCTCGGTTACACGGCGGTCGTGCCGTCCGATGCCATCGCGGGGGTGCCATCCGACTACACCCCCGCGATGATCCGCAACACGCTCGCGCTCGTTGCCACCGTCACCACCACGCCGGAGGTGCTGGGCTGCTGGCAGAGCCCCCGAAGGGCTACGACGCGAGCATGA
- a CDS encoding Rieske (2Fe-2S) protein, which produces MSASQEHEVRLGRRTVVAGVGAAGVAAVLTACGSSKDSGGSRTVEPAKGATGDGADDDAGDGGTVLAKTADIPEGGGKIFADAGVVVTQPKAGEFKAFSSKCTHMGCAVTSISGGTINCPCHGSKFDATTGDVSAGPATEPLPAATITVKGDSIMLAS; this is translated from the coding sequence ATGAGCGCATCGCAGGAGCACGAGGTCCGTCTCGGGCGTCGCACCGTTGTGGCAGGCGTCGGTGCGGCCGGGGTGGCTGCCGTACTCACCGCGTGCGGAAGCTCGAAGGACTCGGGTGGCTCGCGTACCGTCGAGCCGGCCAAGGGTGCGACCGGCGATGGCGCCGACGACGACGCCGGCGACGGCGGGACCGTTCTCGCGAAGACCGCGGACATCCCGGAGGGCGGCGGGAAGATCTTCGCCGACGCGGGTGTGGTGGTGACGCAGCCGAAGGCAGGGGAGTTCAAGGCGTTCTCGTCGAAGTGCACCCATATGGGATGCGCGGTGACGAGCATCTCGGGCGGCACCATCAACTGCCCCTGTCACGGCAGCAAGTTCGACGCGACGACCGGCGATGTGTCGGCCGGTCCCGCCACCGAGCCGCTGCCCGCCGCGACGATCACGGTCAAGGGCGACTCGATCATGCTCGCGTCGTAG
- a CDS encoding DMT family transporter, protein MSNPAAGLPVGRSLFYLIVAGVAWGTAGAAASLIFQVSDLGPLALSFWRCVGGLVLLLAALVLRPRRTPAPAEPRRRRLLRILGTGVGLTVFQSAYFAAVEATGLAVGTVVTLGAGPVLIAVGARLTMGERLGGGGLAAVVGALAGLVVLVLGADGGTVRPAGVALALLSAAGYAGITLLTRWLGRDGGGSDALATSAWAFGIGALGLLPMAAAEGLVPHTADAAQVVWLLVYVAAVPTALAYALYFAGAAVVRAATVSVIMLLEPVSAAVIAVAVLHEQLTAATVVGTLLLLTAVAGLAVAETRSASNARRRAAVPA, encoded by the coding sequence GTGTCAAATCCTGCTGCCGGCCTGCCCGTCGGGCGGAGCCTGTTCTATCTGATCGTTGCCGGAGTGGCCTGGGGCACGGCGGGGGCCGCCGCCTCGCTGATCTTCCAGGTCAGCGATCTCGGCCCTCTCGCCCTGTCGTTCTGGCGCTGCGTGGGCGGCCTGGTGCTGCTCCTCGCCGCGCTCGTCCTGCGGCCCCGGCGCACCCCCGCCCCCGCCGAGCCACGGCGGCGCCGACTGCTGCGCATCCTCGGGACCGGTGTCGGCCTCACCGTGTTCCAGAGCGCGTACTTCGCGGCCGTCGAGGCCACCGGCCTCGCGGTCGGGACCGTGGTCACGCTGGGCGCGGGGCCCGTGCTCATCGCGGTCGGTGCGCGGCTGACCATGGGGGAACGGCTGGGCGGCGGCGGACTCGCCGCAGTGGTGGGCGCGCTCGCCGGGCTCGTCGTGCTGGTGCTCGGCGCCGACGGCGGGACGGTCCGTCCCGCCGGGGTCGCGCTGGCGCTGCTCTCCGCAGCCGGTTACGCCGGCATCACCCTGCTGACCCGGTGGCTCGGCCGCGACGGCGGCGGCTCCGACGCGCTCGCCACCAGTGCCTGGGCGTTCGGGATCGGGGCACTCGGGCTGTTGCCGATGGCGGCGGCCGAAGGGCTCGTGCCGCACACGGCGGACGCCGCCCAGGTGGTGTGGCTGCTGGTGTACGTGGCAGCTGTCCCGACCGCGCTCGCCTACGCGCTGTACTTCGCGGGCGCGGCGGTGGTGCGGGCCGCGACCGTATCCGTGATCATGCTGCTCGAACCGGTGAGCGCCGCGGTGATCGCCGTAGCCGTGCTCCATGAGCAGCTCACCGCGGCCACGGTTGTCGGCACGCTGCTGCTGCTCACAGCGGTGGCGGGACTCGCCGTCGCCGAGACGCGCAGTGCGTCGAACGCCCGCCGCCGGGCGGCCGTTCCGGCTTGA
- a CDS encoding LysR family transcriptional regulator has translation MLNLERLRTLDALARFGSVSGAADGLHVTTSAVSQQLAKLEREVGQQLLAKNGRGVRLTDAGKLLADHAAKILSQVELAQSDIEAQRGEVVGEVRLAAFPTAARGLFPATLTSLRADHPELRVRTAELEPEAGIRAVLRGDFDLAVVLDWSNKRLPVPGGLTMAELLDDAPDIAMPADHPLAGRAEVDLEDFADDDWISWPEGEFCHDWLMFTLRSKGIEPRIAHLAGEHHTQLALIAAGVGVCVAPRLGRGVVPDGVRLVPVRQKMRRHVHAVWRTDADRRPSIRAAVMALRAAGRELDAPVDGGGD, from the coding sequence ATGTTGAACTTGGAGCGCTTGCGGACCCTGGACGCCCTCGCCCGGTTCGGTTCGGTCAGTGGCGCGGCCGACGGCCTGCATGTCACCACGTCAGCGGTCTCCCAGCAGTTGGCGAAGCTGGAGCGCGAGGTGGGGCAGCAGCTCCTCGCCAAGAACGGCCGCGGGGTCCGGCTCACCGACGCGGGAAAGCTGCTCGCCGACCATGCCGCGAAGATCCTTTCCCAGGTGGAGCTGGCCCAGTCCGACATCGAGGCCCAGCGCGGCGAGGTGGTGGGTGAGGTCCGGCTGGCAGCGTTTCCGACCGCGGCGCGCGGACTGTTTCCCGCGACGCTCACCTCACTGCGCGCGGACCACCCCGAACTGAGGGTACGCACAGCAGAATTGGAACCGGAGGCCGGAATCCGGGCCGTGTTGCGGGGAGATTTCGACCTGGCGGTGGTGCTCGACTGGAGCAACAAGAGGCTGCCGGTGCCCGGTGGCCTCACCATGGCCGAGCTGCTCGACGACGCGCCGGACATAGCGATGCCGGCCGACCACCCGCTCGCGGGCCGGGCGGAGGTCGACCTGGAGGACTTCGCCGACGACGACTGGATCTCCTGGCCGGAAGGTGAGTTCTGCCACGACTGGCTGATGTTCACTCTGCGTTCGAAGGGCATCGAACCGCGCATCGCCCATCTCGCGGGGGAGCACCACACCCAGCTCGCGCTGATCGCCGCCGGGGTGGGCGTCTGTGTGGCGCCCCGGCTGGGCCGAGGGGTGGTACCGGACGGGGTACGGCTCGTACCCGTACGGCAGAAGATGCGGCGTCATGTGCACGCGGTGTGGCGGACGGACGCGGATCGCCGCCCGTCGATCAGGGCAGCAGTCATGGCGCTGCGGGCGGCGGGCCGGGAGCTGGACGCACCGGTGGACGGCGGCGGGGACTGA
- a CDS encoding aminotransferase class I/II-fold pyridoxal phosphate-dependent enzyme, with protein MLEEYRIVGRRASEIAVSVERAVGAGELAPGQALPPMRELAARLEVNPNTVAAAYRTLRERGVIETAGRRGSRVRLRPAGTVRGSLRVEAPPGVRDLGEGNPDPALLPSLDGALAAAARAYAKRPGMYGEASVDPELEALVRAALDDDGVPAGPVAIASGSLDAIERVLVAHLKPGDAVAVEDPGWGALLDLVPALGLRPVPIALDDEGPLPDEVERALNAGARALVVTDRAQNPTGAAIGAARAEELRCVLAGHRGVLLIEDDHGHAIVDLPLHPLAGATDRWAFVRSVAKAYGPDLRVAALTGDAVTVDRVLGRQQLGPGWVSRLLQRAVAHLLATGAVDSDEVARAYGERRDALVQALTERGVEAHGRSGMNVWVPVSDETGAVARLLNAGWAVAPGARFRVAAPQGIRLTVSPLTAADIAPLADAVAAAAEPPRPMSYG; from the coding sequence GTGCTAGAAGAGTATCGGATCGTCGGGCGACGCGCATCGGAAATTGCCGTGAGTGTGGAGCGTGCGGTCGGGGCGGGCGAGCTCGCTCCGGGGCAAGCGCTGCCGCCCATGCGGGAGTTGGCGGCACGGCTGGAGGTCAATCCCAATACGGTGGCGGCCGCGTACCGCACCCTGCGCGAGCGCGGGGTGATCGAGACGGCCGGGCGCAGGGGGAGCAGGGTGCGTCTGCGCCCCGCCGGTACGGTGCGCGGCTCGCTCAGGGTCGAGGCGCCACCCGGCGTACGGGATCTGGGCGAGGGGAACCCGGACCCGGCGTTGCTGCCATCGCTGGACGGGGCGCTCGCGGCGGCGGCGCGCGCGTACGCGAAGCGGCCCGGAATGTACGGGGAAGCGAGTGTGGATCCGGAACTCGAGGCTCTGGTGCGTGCCGCTCTCGACGACGACGGAGTGCCGGCCGGGCCCGTGGCCATCGCGTCCGGATCCCTGGACGCGATCGAGCGGGTGCTCGTCGCCCATCTCAAGCCCGGTGACGCGGTCGCCGTCGAGGATCCCGGGTGGGGCGCCCTGCTCGACCTCGTACCGGCGCTTGGGCTGCGCCCCGTGCCGATCGCCCTGGACGACGAGGGCCCGCTCCCCGACGAGGTCGAGCGCGCGCTGAACGCCGGTGCCCGTGCGCTCGTGGTCACCGACCGCGCGCAGAATCCGACGGGGGCGGCAATCGGGGCCGCGCGGGCGGAGGAGTTGCGGTGTGTCCTCGCCGGCCACCGTGGAGTGCTGCTGATCGAGGACGACCACGGGCACGCCATCGTCGATCTGCCGCTGCACCCGCTGGCAGGGGCCACGGACCGCTGGGCGTTCGTCAGGTCGGTGGCCAAGGCATACGGACCCGATCTGCGGGTTGCCGCGCTGACCGGGGACGCGGTCACGGTCGACCGGGTCCTGGGGCGGCAGCAGTTGGGGCCGGGCTGGGTGAGCCGGCTGCTGCAGCGGGCCGTGGCGCATCTGCTCGCGACGGGTGCGGTGGACTCCGACGAGGTCGCCCGGGCGTACGGGGAGCGACGGGACGCGCTCGTCCAGGCGCTGACGGAGCGCGGCGTCGAGGCACACGGCCGCAGCGGCATGAATGTGTGGGTGCCGGTGAGTGACGAGACCGGAGCCGTGGCCCGGCTGCTGAACGCCGGCTGGGCGGTGGCGCCCGGGGCGCGGTTCCGGGTCGCCGCGCCGCAGGGGATCCGGCTCACCGTGTCACCGCTCACCGCCGCCGACATCGCGCCGCTGGCCGATGCGGTGGCGGCAGCGGCGGAACCGCCCCGGCCGATGAGCTACGGCTGA